One window of the Chelonoidis abingdonii isolate Lonesome George chromosome 3, CheloAbing_2.0, whole genome shotgun sequence genome contains the following:
- the LOC116814762 gene encoding olfactory receptor 6A2-like, which translates to MEMRNQTSDTEFILLGFPVAPHLQLLFFMSFLIAYILVMLENVIIIMTIRVNCHLHCPMYFFLSNLSFLEIWYVTVTMPKTMVNFVSGSKRISFIGCLTQLYFFLGLGNTECILLAVMAYDRYVAICNPLRYPAIVSQALCICLAAGSWLCGFFISALKVFLISQLTYCGPNVINHFFCDVSPLLNLACTDMTQAALADFVAALFILLIPLSVIILSYACIISTILHIPSTQGRQKAFSTCTSHLSVVVIFYAASIFIYIRPQGLPSHNTNKIVSALYAIVVPLFNPIIYCLRNKEVKEALKKTLNSKGVQLQKHQYT; encoded by the coding sequence ATGGAGATGAGAAATCAAACCAGTGACACAGAATTCATTCTCCTAGGGTTCCCCGTAGCTCCTCATCTGCAGCTCCTCTTCTTCATGAGCTTTCTCATTGCCTACATCTTAGTAATGCTGGAAaatgtcatcatcatcatgacgATCCGGGTGAACTGTCACCTCCACTgtcccatgtacttcttcctgagTAACCTGTCTTTCCTGGAAATCTGGTACGTCACAGTCACCATGCCCAAGACTATGGTCAACTTCGTGTCGGGGAGCAAACGCATTTCCTTCATAGGCTGTTTGACACAGCTCTATTTCTTCCTCGGCTTGGGGAACACTGAGTGCATCCTTCTCGCCGTCATGGCCTATGACAGGTATGTTGCCATCTGCAACCCACTTCGTTATCCAGCCATTGTGAGCCAAGCTCTATGTATCTGCCTGGCAGCTGGGTCCTGGCTCTGCGGCTTCTTCATCTCTGCATTGAAGGTGTTTCTTATATCTCAACTGACATATTGTGGTCCCAATGTCatcaaccatttcttctgtgatgtGTCCCCCCTCTTGAACTTAGCCTGCACAGACATGACCCAGGCAGCACTGGCAGATTTTGTTGCTGCCCTGTTTATCTTGCTGATTCCCCTCTCTGTAATAATCCTTTCCTATGCTTGTATCATCTCCACCATTCTCCATATCCCCTCCACACAGGGCCGCCAGAAAGCATTCTCCACTTGCACGTCACACCTCAGTGTGGTCGTTATCTTCTATGCTGCCAGCATTTTCATCTACATCCGGCCCCAGGGCCTTCCATCCCACAACACCAACAAAATTGTTTctgctctctatgccattgttGTCCCACTTTTCAACCCCATCATCTACTgtctgaggaacaaggaggtcAAAGAGGCCCTGAAGAAGACTTTAAACAGCAAAGGAGTTCAGCTACAGAAACATCAGTACACTTAG